A region of Mycteria americana isolate JAX WOST 10 ecotype Jacksonville Zoo and Gardens chromosome 11, USCA_MyAme_1.0, whole genome shotgun sequence DNA encodes the following proteins:
- the SLC38A3 gene encoding sodium-coupled neutral amino acid transporter 3 isoform X1, translated as MWGRLGLVLPRGRCGHSSARAPAPLLAVTGWRGRATTGQGARGPALLLSGSGAGSPRRARSEPSHLPTMDATDVPLQAEMVELVPNGKHTAALTASAVPSLAGDRFEENQSGMAEMEEFLPHGAEKKQTHFTDFEGKTSFGMSVFNLSNAIMGSGILGLAYAMANTGIILFLFLLTAVALLSSYSIHLLLKSSGIVGIRAYEQLGYRAFGTPGKLAAAIAITLQNIGAMSSYLYIVKSEVPLVIQTFLNLEEKTTDWYMNGNYLVILVSVTIILPLALMKQLGYLGYASGFSLSCMAFFLISVIYKKFQIPCPLPEQGGNLTGSLNATPVSTSDYQNGYTVLHAPEQGTCTPSFFTLNSQTAYTIPIMAFAFVCHPEVLPIYTELKEPSKKKMQCISNISIMVMYLMYFLAALFGYLTFYGRVESELLHTYNKVDPFDVLILCVRVAVLTAVTLTVPIVLFPVRRAIQQMLFQGKDFSWIRHVTIAVVLLTFINLLVIFAPSILGIFGMIGATSAPCLIFIFPAIFYIRIMPKDKEPLRSTPKILAACFALLGVLFMIMSLSFIIIDWATGGGKSGGSH; from the exons agcccgagGAGAGCCCGCAGCGagcccagccacctccccacCATGGATGCCACGGATGTGCCCCTCCAGGCCGAGATGGTGGAGCTGGTGCCCAACGGGAAGCACACGGCCGCGCTCACTGCCTCCGCCGTCCCCTCGCTGGCGGGTGACAG GTTTGAGGAGAACCAGTCCGGCATGGCGGAGATGGAGGAGTTCCTGCCCCACGGCGCTGAGAAGAAGCAGACGCACTTCACCGAT TTCGAAGGGAAGACGTCTTTCGGGATGTCCGTCTTCAACCTGAGCAACGCCATCATGGGCAGCGGCATCCTGGGGCTGGCCTATGCCATGGCCAACACCGGCATCATCCTCTTCCT cttcCTCCTGACGGCGGTGGCCCTGCTCTCCAGCTACTCCATCCACCTGCTGCTCAAGTCCTCCGGCATCGTGG GCATCCGCGCCTACGAGCAGCTGGGCTACCGAGCCTTCGGCACGCCGGGGAAGCTGGCCGCGGCCATTGCCATCACGCTGCAGAACATCGGAG CCATGTCCAGCTACCTGTACATCGTCAAATCCGAAGTGCCTCTCGTCATCCAGACCTTCCTCAACCTGGAGGAGAAGACCAC GGACTGGTACATGAACGGGAACTACCTGGTGATCCTGGTTTCCGTCACCATTATCCTGCCCCTGGCCCTCATGAAGCAGCTGG gctACCTTGGCTACGCCAGCGGCTTCTCCCTCAGCTGTATGGCCTTCTTCCTCATCTCG gtcATCTATAAGAAGTTCCAGatcccctgcccgctccctgagCAGGGGGGGAACCTCACGGGCAGCCTCAATGCCACCCCCGTCAGCACCAGCGACTACCAGAACGGCTACACTGTCCTCCACGCCCCTGAGCAGGGCACCTGCACCCCCAGTTTCTTCACCCTGAACTCGCAG ACGGCATACACCATCCCCATCATGGCCTTCGCCTTCGTCTGCCACCCCGAGGTCCTGCCCATCTACACTGAGCTGAAGGA GCCCTCCAAGAAGAAGATGCAGTGCATCTCCAACATCTCCATCATGGTCATGTACCTCATGTACTTCTTGGCCGCCCTCTTCGGCTACCTCACGTTCTATG GCCGCGTGGAGTCGGAGCTGCTGCACACGTACAACAAGGTGGACCCCTTCGATGTGCTCATACTGTGCGTGCGGGTGGCCGTGCTGACGGCTGTCACCCTCACCGTCCCCATCGTCCTCTTCCCG gtgCGCCGGGCCATCCAGCAGATGCTGTTCCAAGGGAAGGACTTCAGCTGGATCCGCCACGTCACCATCGCCGTGGTCCTTCTGACCTTCATCAACCTCTTGGTCATCTTCGCTCCCTCCATCCTCGGCATCTTCGGCATGATCG GTGCCACCTCCGCTCCCTGCCTCATCTTCATCTTCCCTGCCATCTTCTACATCCGCATCATGCCCAAGGACAAGGAGCCGCTGCGCTCCACCCCCAAAATCTTG gctgcctgcttcgcCCTCCTCGGGGTGCTCTTCATGATCATGAGCTTGAGCTTCATCATCATCGACTGGGCCACGGGGGGCGGGAAGAGCGGTGGCAGCCACTAG
- the SLC38A3 gene encoding sodium-coupled neutral amino acid transporter 3 isoform X2, which yields MDATDVPLQAEMVELVPNGKHTAALTASAVPSLAGDRFEENQSGMAEMEEFLPHGAEKKQTHFTDFEGKTSFGMSVFNLSNAIMGSGILGLAYAMANTGIILFLFLLTAVALLSSYSIHLLLKSSGIVGIRAYEQLGYRAFGTPGKLAAAIAITLQNIGAMSSYLYIVKSEVPLVIQTFLNLEEKTTDWYMNGNYLVILVSVTIILPLALMKQLGYLGYASGFSLSCMAFFLISVIYKKFQIPCPLPEQGGNLTGSLNATPVSTSDYQNGYTVLHAPEQGTCTPSFFTLNSQTAYTIPIMAFAFVCHPEVLPIYTELKEPSKKKMQCISNISIMVMYLMYFLAALFGYLTFYGRVESELLHTYNKVDPFDVLILCVRVAVLTAVTLTVPIVLFPVRRAIQQMLFQGKDFSWIRHVTIAVVLLTFINLLVIFAPSILGIFGMIGATSAPCLIFIFPAIFYIRIMPKDKEPLRSTPKILAACFALLGVLFMIMSLSFIIIDWATGGGKSGGSH from the exons ATGGATGCCACGGATGTGCCCCTCCAGGCCGAGATGGTGGAGCTGGTGCCCAACGGGAAGCACACGGCCGCGCTCACTGCCTCCGCCGTCCCCTCGCTGGCGGGTGACAG GTTTGAGGAGAACCAGTCCGGCATGGCGGAGATGGAGGAGTTCCTGCCCCACGGCGCTGAGAAGAAGCAGACGCACTTCACCGAT TTCGAAGGGAAGACGTCTTTCGGGATGTCCGTCTTCAACCTGAGCAACGCCATCATGGGCAGCGGCATCCTGGGGCTGGCCTATGCCATGGCCAACACCGGCATCATCCTCTTCCT cttcCTCCTGACGGCGGTGGCCCTGCTCTCCAGCTACTCCATCCACCTGCTGCTCAAGTCCTCCGGCATCGTGG GCATCCGCGCCTACGAGCAGCTGGGCTACCGAGCCTTCGGCACGCCGGGGAAGCTGGCCGCGGCCATTGCCATCACGCTGCAGAACATCGGAG CCATGTCCAGCTACCTGTACATCGTCAAATCCGAAGTGCCTCTCGTCATCCAGACCTTCCTCAACCTGGAGGAGAAGACCAC GGACTGGTACATGAACGGGAACTACCTGGTGATCCTGGTTTCCGTCACCATTATCCTGCCCCTGGCCCTCATGAAGCAGCTGG gctACCTTGGCTACGCCAGCGGCTTCTCCCTCAGCTGTATGGCCTTCTTCCTCATCTCG gtcATCTATAAGAAGTTCCAGatcccctgcccgctccctgagCAGGGGGGGAACCTCACGGGCAGCCTCAATGCCACCCCCGTCAGCACCAGCGACTACCAGAACGGCTACACTGTCCTCCACGCCCCTGAGCAGGGCACCTGCACCCCCAGTTTCTTCACCCTGAACTCGCAG ACGGCATACACCATCCCCATCATGGCCTTCGCCTTCGTCTGCCACCCCGAGGTCCTGCCCATCTACACTGAGCTGAAGGA GCCCTCCAAGAAGAAGATGCAGTGCATCTCCAACATCTCCATCATGGTCATGTACCTCATGTACTTCTTGGCCGCCCTCTTCGGCTACCTCACGTTCTATG GCCGCGTGGAGTCGGAGCTGCTGCACACGTACAACAAGGTGGACCCCTTCGATGTGCTCATACTGTGCGTGCGGGTGGCCGTGCTGACGGCTGTCACCCTCACCGTCCCCATCGTCCTCTTCCCG gtgCGCCGGGCCATCCAGCAGATGCTGTTCCAAGGGAAGGACTTCAGCTGGATCCGCCACGTCACCATCGCCGTGGTCCTTCTGACCTTCATCAACCTCTTGGTCATCTTCGCTCCCTCCATCCTCGGCATCTTCGGCATGATCG GTGCCACCTCCGCTCCCTGCCTCATCTTCATCTTCCCTGCCATCTTCTACATCCGCATCATGCCCAAGGACAAGGAGCCGCTGCGCTCCACCCCCAAAATCTTG gctgcctgcttcgcCCTCCTCGGGGTGCTCTTCATGATCATGAGCTTGAGCTTCATCATCATCGACTGGGCCACGGGGGGCGGGAAGAGCGGTGGCAGCCACTAG